A genomic segment from Aegilops tauschii subsp. strangulata cultivar AL8/78 chromosome 1, Aet v6.0, whole genome shotgun sequence encodes:
- the LOC109783496 gene encoding pyruvate kinase 1, cytosolic, which translates to MVSLQGPAEGPSHLSAGPVSEDMFHWQATIMGPSDSPFTGGLFLVNIHFPLDHPFNPPKVSFRIKVFHPNINSNGSICLDILKEQWSPTLTISKVLLSICSLLTDPNPNDPLVPEIAHMYKTDWAKYESTACSWTQSTPWVDLKSKTTNQVTYWSCRTINHQSSESSFVNMTAGAADDIHIDMPTLSDEDKDVMKKKGENKIDFLSLSYTRHAEDVRQAHEFFSKLGDLSQTLIFAKIENLEVNNMYFSLLSYFVRSLGVLISETVVTRVVGRMTDNLRPTRPEATDVANAVLDGSDAILLGAETLRGLYPVETISTLGRICAEAEKVFNQDLYFKRTMKYVGEPMTHKESIASSAARQSLIVRGLFPMLVDPRHPAESTSTRNESVLKVALDHGKPSGVIKSHGLP; encoded by the exons ATGGTCTCATTGCAAGGACCTGCAGAAGGACCCTCCCACCTCAGCGCAG GTCCTGTAAGTGAGGACATGTTCCACTGGCAGGCCACTATCATGGGACCCTCGGACAGCCCGTTTACTGGTGGTCTATTTTTGGTGAACATCCATTTCCCACTGGATCATCCCTTCAATCCCCCGAAG GTCTCTTTCCGCATCAAGGTGTTCCACCCAAACATCAACAGCAACGGCAGCATTTGCCTTGACATTCTCAAGGAACAGTGGAGCCCGACTTTGACCATATCAAAG GTCCTCCTGTCAATCTGTTCATTGCTGACGGACCCCAACCCCAATGATCCTCTGGTGCCTGAGATTGCTCACATGTACAAGACTGATTGGGCCAAGTATGAGTCCACGGCATGCTCCTGGACACAGAGTACGCCATGGGTGGAT CTAAAGTCAAAGACGACAAACCAGGTGACTTATTGGAGTTGCAGGACTATAAATCATCA GTCATCTGAATCTTCATTTGTAAATATGACTGCTGGTGCTGCCGATGAT ATCCATATCGACATGCCCACGCTGTCTGATGAGGATAAAGAT GTTATGAAAAAAAAGGGGGAAAACAAGATtgacttcctctctctttcttATACAAGGCATGCAGAAGATGTGCGGCAA GCACATGAGTTCTTCTCAAAGTTAGGTGATCTTAGCCAAACTCTGATTTTTGCCAAAATTGAGAATCTGGAGGTAAATAACATGTATTTTTCTCTATTGAGCTACTTTGTTCGTTCTTTAGGTGTTCTTATTTCAGAAACCGTTGTTACTCGTGTTGTGGGCAGAATGACGGACAACCTAAGGCCTACTCGTCCGGAGGCAACTGATGTGGCAAACGCAGTGCTGGACG GTAGTGATGCCATTCTCCTTGGTGCTGAGACTCTCCGTGGGTTGTATCCAGTTGAGACTATTTCAACGCTAGGCAGAATTTGTGCTGAG GCTGAGAAGGTCTTCAACCAGGATTTGTACTTCAAGCGAACCATGAAATACGTGGGAGAACCCATGACCCACAAGGAGTCTATTGCTTCCTCTGCA GCAAGACAATCACTCATAGTTAGAGGCCTCTTTCCCATGCTTGTCGATCCACGTCACCCA GCTGAATCTACTAGCACTAGAAATGAATCAGTGTTGAAGGTTGCTCTTGACCATGGCAAACCATCCGGTGTGATCAAGTCGCATGGCTTACCTTAG